The Algoriphagus halophilus sequence AGCACATCACCTGGCACACTGTGTTTCAATGCACCTGCAGCCATTCCAAATTCTATGGCTTGCATTGGATCATGGGTTAATAATCCATGGATTAACCCTCCTGCAAATGCATCACCAGTACCTACTCTGTCCACGATCTGAGGTAAATCATATTCCTTAGAAGAAAAGGTTTGATCATGCGAATAGATTTTAGCTGAAATTCTATTGTGTGAAGAACTCAAAGACTCTCTTTTGGTATTCGCAATATATTTCAGGTTTTTAAATTTTTTGAATAGATCAGATTTTGCTGCCTCAAATCCTCCATAATTTTCATCAAGACAATTATTGAAGTCACGGGTTCCTGCAATCATCACATTGGTAAACGCCATCAATTCCGGCATCATTTCATGAGGCTTTTTTCCATAATTCCAGAGATTGCTTCTATAGTTCAAATCTCCAAATACCGTGATGTTTCGCTTATTTGCCTCTTCTAAAGCTCGTAAAGTAAAATCCGCACATTCTTGAGACAAGGCTGGAGTAATTCCCGACCAATGCAACGCATCCGCATCTTTCAGGATACTATCCCAATTAAATTTGCTTGAATCGACTTTAGTAAAGACAGAGTCTGCTCGATCATAGATTATTTTAGAGCTTCGCTGCATGGCTCCCTGTTCTAAAAAGTAAACGCCTATCCTTCCTTCGGTAAATTGGATAAATGAAGTATCAATCCCACAACGTCTTAGATTAGCAGCTGCAGCTAAACCTATTTCATGATCTGGAAATGCAGTAAGATGAATGACGTGATGTCCCCAGAATGCTAA is a genomic window containing:
- a CDS encoding sugar kinase, whose amino-acid sequence is MKKIVSLGEVMLRLSPPSSQRFFQAHQLDLEFGGSEANVGAALAFWGHHVIHLTAFPDHEIGLAAAANLRRCGIDTSFIQFTEGRIGVYFLEQGAMQRSSKIIYDRADSVFTKVDSSKFNWDSILKDADALHWSGITPALSQECADFTLRALEEANKRNITVFGDLNYRSNLWNYGKKPHEMMPELMAFTNVMIAGTRDFNNCLDENYGGFEAAKSDLFKKFKNLKYIANTKRESLSSSHNRISAKIYSHDQTFSSKEYDLPQIVDRVGTGDAFAGGLIHGLLTHDPMQAIEFGMAAGALKHSVPGDVLLCSEAEIQELVVGESIGKIKR